The following coding sequences are from one Rathayibacter sp. VKM Ac-2760 window:
- a CDS encoding sugar ABC transporter substrate-binding protein, translating to MKKFSLAGRTLAVVSALALVGSVSACSTGGASSSSSDDGEPLEVWTRSSADAAKTYDKVFADFTEKTGIEINYQAVEEFDTQLAARASEKDLPDVMINDAASLGNYASQGFLLPVDQSSIEGEADISQTTWDQNKGLDGTIYGVPFSRQTNVLMVRKDWREKLGLAQPKTWDDLTAMATAFATQDPDGDGQADTYGMVVPGTAKSAYIARWGVPYIWQAGGDIIESDGEGTYESVIDSPETAEAMTFIRTQFCTPGNVVPGSLNLTTGDSPFFAEGTAGIYLTGPYNIPNFDRAVGKENVEVVPMPAGPASTTTFAEGENIYFGASSTKAEQQKALAEYLISPEAQELAMDVQPADSTTVSQPVVRLSVNKNVDVADVLGDERWQVVADSYDDDAKTFTWSINYNPIRQALADGMNAMMADCNSDIPAGLASIDSTITTELKNQDLLK from the coding sequence ATGAAGAAGTTCTCTCTGGCCGGCAGGACTCTCGCCGTGGTCTCAGCGCTCGCGCTGGTGGGCTCGGTGAGCGCCTGCTCGACGGGCGGCGCCAGCTCGTCCAGCAGCGACGACGGTGAGCCGCTCGAGGTCTGGACCCGCTCCAGTGCCGATGCGGCCAAGACCTACGACAAGGTGTTCGCCGACTTCACCGAGAAGACCGGCATCGAGATCAACTACCAGGCCGTGGAGGAGTTCGACACCCAGCTCGCCGCGCGCGCCTCGGAGAAGGACCTTCCCGACGTCATGATCAATGACGCGGCATCCCTCGGCAACTACGCCTCGCAGGGCTTCCTCCTGCCGGTCGACCAGTCGAGCATCGAGGGCGAGGCCGACATCAGCCAGACCACCTGGGACCAGAACAAGGGACTCGACGGCACGATCTACGGCGTCCCGTTCTCGCGGCAGACGAACGTGCTGATGGTGCGCAAAGACTGGCGCGAGAAGCTCGGTCTCGCCCAGCCGAAGACCTGGGACGATCTCACGGCGATGGCCACGGCCTTCGCGACCCAGGATCCCGACGGCGACGGTCAGGCGGACACCTACGGAATGGTCGTCCCCGGAACCGCGAAGAGCGCCTACATCGCCCGCTGGGGCGTGCCGTACATCTGGCAGGCGGGCGGCGACATCATCGAGAGCGACGGTGAGGGCACCTACGAGTCGGTCATCGATTCCCCCGAGACCGCCGAGGCGATGACCTTCATCCGCACGCAGTTCTGCACCCCGGGCAACGTCGTGCCGGGGTCGTTGAATCTCACCACCGGCGACTCGCCCTTCTTCGCAGAGGGCACCGCGGGCATCTACCTGACCGGGCCCTACAACATCCCGAACTTCGACCGCGCCGTGGGAAAGGAGAACGTCGAGGTCGTGCCGATGCCCGCAGGGCCCGCCAGTACGACGACCTTCGCCGAGGGCGAGAACATCTACTTCGGCGCGAGCTCGACGAAGGCGGAGCAGCAGAAGGCTCTGGCCGAGTACCTGATCTCTCCCGAGGCCCAGGAGCTCGCCATGGATGTCCAGCCCGCCGATTCGACGACGGTGAGCCAGCCCGTCGTCCGTCTCTCGGTGAACAAGAACGTCGACGTCGCCGACGTGCTCGGAGACGAGCGCTGGCAGGTCGTCGCGGACTCCTACGACGACGACGCCAAGACGTTCACCTGGTCGATCAACTACAACCCCATCCGCCAGGCCCTCGCCGACGGCATGAACGCCATGATGGCGGACTGCAACAGCGACATCCCGGCCGGCCTGGCTTCCATCGACAGCACCATCACCACCGAATTGAAGAACCAGGATCTGCTGAAGTGA
- a CDS encoding IclR family transcriptional regulator: MIEVDAGPREPKVAPDTADLGAGPVRTVKSAERTLTILETLGKARAPISVTDLHRQTGYPRSSLHQLLHTMADAGWIQFTDDGSGVEIGYRALVVGTSYLDRDGAVQRASRTLELIRDASGYTAHYARLQGPNVIYLATREASESHRLTSRVGRQLPAHATALGKALLAELSPDEVSDVLPPGRLLSLTANTVSDAVHLAEQLEETRARGYSIEREENTLGVSCISAVVPYRIPATDAISCSIPLAEASATELDRVAAIVRQHAWGLADDLRRAGIR, from the coding sequence ATGATCGAGGTCGATGCGGGGCCACGCGAACCGAAGGTCGCCCCCGACACTGCCGACCTCGGTGCGGGTCCGGTGCGCACGGTGAAATCGGCCGAGCGCACCCTGACGATTCTGGAGACCCTCGGGAAGGCCCGCGCGCCCATCTCCGTCACCGACCTGCACCGTCAGACGGGCTACCCCCGGTCGAGCCTGCACCAGCTGCTGCACACCATGGCCGACGCGGGCTGGATCCAGTTCACCGATGACGGCTCGGGTGTCGAGATCGGATACCGGGCGCTGGTCGTCGGCACCTCCTACCTCGACCGCGACGGAGCGGTTCAGCGGGCGTCGAGAACCCTCGAGCTCATCCGGGACGCATCGGGGTACACCGCGCACTACGCGCGGTTGCAGGGTCCCAATGTCATCTACCTCGCCACCCGCGAGGCGAGTGAGTCGCACCGGCTGACCTCGCGCGTCGGCCGCCAGCTGCCCGCCCATGCGACCGCGCTGGGAAAGGCGCTGCTCGCCGAGCTCAGTCCGGATGAGGTGTCGGACGTGCTGCCTCCCGGCCGGCTGCTGAGCCTGACGGCCAATACGGTGAGCGATGCCGTCCACCTGGCGGAGCAGCTGGAGGAGACGCGGGCTCGCGGATACTCGATCGAGCGCGAGGAGAACACCCTCGGAGTGTCGTGCATCAGTGCCGTGGTGCCCTACCGCATCCCCGCAACGGACGCGATCAGCTGCTCGATCCCGCTGGCAGAGGCCAGCGCCACCGAGCTCGACCGCGTCGCGGCGATCGTGCGACAGCACGCCTGGGGCCTGGCCGACGACCTGCGCCGGGCGGGAATCCGCTGA
- a CDS encoding NAD(P)-dependent oxidoreductase, with product MVRRLLMTGGSGMVASLIRPILADAGWSVALLDLVEPRDALRSSETFVSGSITDLEVLTTASRGVDVVVHLGGFAQERPWPDILSTNIDGTRTVLEAARSAGVMKLLLASSIHAVGYATAAQTLSAVELAPCPDSYYGVSKAAMEALGRLYADRFGMTVVSARFGTTEALPSNPRSLSVWLSPGDLCRLIEATATTAHPGGHVVWGTSANTRGWLNREAGQRIGYRPQDDAEQWAASLGSPDPLPSTDRVGGGVIDNALGEAW from the coding sequence ATGGTGCGACGTCTGCTGATGACCGGCGGTTCGGGGATGGTCGCCTCGCTCATCCGGCCGATCCTGGCCGATGCCGGGTGGTCGGTCGCGCTTCTCGACCTCGTCGAGCCCCGAGACGCACTGCGCTCGTCCGAGACCTTCGTCAGCGGCTCGATCACTGACCTGGAGGTGTTGACGACAGCCTCCAGGGGCGTCGACGTCGTGGTCCATCTGGGCGGCTTCGCTCAGGAGCGACCGTGGCCTGACATCCTCTCGACGAACATCGACGGAACGCGGACGGTCCTCGAAGCGGCACGATCGGCCGGCGTCATGAAGCTCCTGCTGGCGAGTTCGATTCATGCCGTCGGCTACGCCACGGCGGCCCAGACACTGTCGGCCGTCGAGCTCGCCCCGTGCCCCGACTCCTACTACGGCGTCAGTAAAGCGGCGATGGAGGCTCTCGGGCGCTTGTACGCCGACCGCTTCGGCATGACCGTCGTGTCTGCGCGCTTCGGCACCACGGAAGCGCTGCCCTCCAACCCCCGTTCGCTCTCGGTCTGGCTGTCGCCCGGCGACCTCTGCCGACTGATCGAGGCGACGGCGACCACCGCGCATCCGGGTGGCCACGTCGTGTGGGGCACATCGGCCAACACCCGAGGGTGGCTGAACCGCGAAGCCGGACAGCGGATCGGATATCGTCCACAGGACGACGCTGAACAGTGGGCGGCCTCCCTGGGGAGCCCCGACCCGCTCCCGTCGACCGACCGGGTCGGCGGTGGGGTCATCGACAATGCGCTCGGGGAGGCGTGGTGA
- a CDS encoding alcohol dehydrogenase catalytic domain-containing protein → MRAVVLEQLGGPEVLQVQDVPIPVPVTGQVLVRVEAFGLNRSELHFRRGTGSFGSLPRIPGIEAAGTVVEARRWRVRAGAPASSPWRARRSTRTPPRSSTRSAPHSPPRDSSNSTPAASPSRCLPRPSSATGSTRPRSTRSGLECDVSGFPPGAGRRPGPRRAVARSPRRGRARWRWPLPAGSSS, encoded by the coding sequence ATGCGCGCCGTCGTCCTCGAGCAGTTGGGCGGACCCGAAGTCCTGCAGGTGCAGGACGTGCCGATTCCGGTCCCGGTCACCGGCCAGGTGCTGGTCCGGGTCGAGGCGTTCGGCCTGAACCGCTCCGAGCTGCACTTCCGGCGCGGGACGGGCTCGTTCGGCTCCCTGCCGCGCATCCCGGGGATCGAGGCGGCCGGCACTGTGGTCGAGGCTCGCCGGTGGCGAGTTCGAGCCGGGGCTCCCGCGTCGTCCCCGTGGCGAGCGAGAAGATCGACGCGGACGCCGCCGCGATCATCGACTCGATCAGCGCCGCACTCACCCCCGAGGGACTCCTCGAACTCGACACCCGCAGCATCACCGAGCAGGTGCCTGCCGCGACCATCGTCCGCGACCGGCTCGACGAGACCACGCTCGACCAGGAGCGGCCTCGAGTGCGACGTCAGCGGATTCCCGCCCGGCGCAGGTCGTCGGCCAGGCCCCAGGCGTGCTGTCGCACGATCGCCGCGACGCGGTCGAGCTCGGTGGCGCTGGCCTCTGCCAGCGGGATCGAGCAGCTGA
- a CDS encoding ester cyclase → MTDTLPSRMQTFVEYINSADPAIGASIISPEALFHVPFSDSALQGLAGYEHVLGMMRGGFSDIQWTLEETIIEGDAVAARFTLRGTHDGAFFGVPATGTAVVAAAVNLYRFHDGLIVGERGMPDLLAILTQIGAVPDPAAS, encoded by the coding sequence ATGACCGACACCCTCCCGTCCCGCATGCAGACGTTCGTCGAGTACATCAACAGCGCCGATCCCGCGATCGGCGCGTCGATCATCTCGCCGGAAGCGCTGTTCCACGTCCCCTTCAGCGACAGCGCCCTGCAGGGGCTCGCCGGGTACGAGCATGTCCTGGGGATGATGCGCGGCGGCTTCTCGGACATCCAGTGGACCCTCGAGGAGACGATCATCGAGGGCGACGCCGTCGCCGCCCGCTTCACGCTGCGCGGCACCCACGACGGAGCGTTCTTCGGCGTGCCGGCGACCGGCACCGCCGTCGTCGCCGCGGCCGTGAACCTCTACCGCTTCCACGACGGCCTGATCGTCGGCGAGCGGGGCATGCCCGACCTGCTGGCGATCCTCACGCAGATCGGAGCGGTGCCGGACCCGGCAGCGAGCTAG
- a CDS encoding MarR family transcriptional regulator yields MGSIAADFRALAQFETDVWNQVERRLRAVDGAVSLGRHRILELAATDGATTRVQDVADDLLITVGAASRLTDRLEADGLVERTPHPSDRRGSILRPTEAGRRALAITTPAIDEALEGILGADGAKALATVAALLPAASGEKEASR; encoded by the coding sequence ATGGGATCGATCGCTGCGGACTTCAGGGCTCTCGCGCAGTTCGAGACGGACGTGTGGAACCAGGTGGAGCGGCGATTGCGGGCTGTGGACGGGGCGGTGTCGCTCGGTCGTCACCGCATCCTCGAGCTCGCGGCGACCGACGGGGCGACGACGCGGGTGCAGGACGTCGCCGACGACCTCCTCATCACCGTCGGCGCCGCCAGCAGGCTGACCGACCGGCTCGAAGCCGACGGCCTCGTCGAGCGCACGCCACATCCGAGTGATCGGCGCGGATCGATCCTCCGGCCCACCGAAGCCGGCAGGCGTGCGCTCGCGATCACGACACCCGCGATCGACGAGGCCCTCGAGGGCATCCTCGGCGCCGACGGCGCAAAAGCTCTCGCGACCGTCGCCGCTCTCCTCCCGGCAGCGTCCGGCGAGAAGGAGGCCTCGCGATGA